The stretch of DNA ATTTGATTCTATTGGTACAGCTGAAACACTTGTAGGGGCGATAGAGAAAAAGCAGCTTACGGAAATGGAATTTGCATCAGGTATTACGTTTGGATGTCATGTCGTGAAGGACAGATTCTTTTGGATGGGAGGAATTTCAGCCTCCGGAGGTTCAATTGAATGGTTTAGAGAGCAGTTTTCTGATCAAAAAATGTCCTATGATGAAATTATGAGTCTATCAGCCAAATCATTAGAGGGGCCGTCCGGTATTTTATACTATCCATACTTATCCGGGAGTGGTTCCCCACAGCCTGACCCGTTTGCAAGAGGAGCTTTCATCGGTCTCAAGACATCTCATAAACGTGAAGATCTTTTGAAAGCGATGATGGAGGGAACTGCATTCGAACTGGAATCGATTCGCAGATCAGCTGAAAGAATGGCGGGACATCGGATTAATCAAATGATTTCTGTTGGCGGAGGGACAAAAAACCATTACTGGATGCAAATAAAATCAGACATTACAAACTGCCATTTGATCATTCCGGAAATAAATGAAGCGACCCTGCTTGGAGCCGCTATTACAGCAGGGATTTGCTCAGGTATGTATAAGAACGAAGAAGAAGCTGCAAAGGCAATTCAATTTACTAAACCTAACGAAATAGCACCTAATCAGCAGCTTCATCATGAATATAAACGCTTGTACGAAGAAGGATATATGGGGCTTCAACTACATTTGCGGAACTTTTATCAAAATTTCCGCTAACCGATTTAAATGAAAAAAAACAAATCAAAGGGGGACAAGGTTAATGGCAAAGAATAGTAATCTAGTAAATGTACTGCCGTTAAAAGAAGTATTAATAGAAGCTGAAAAAAAGGGCTATGCAATTGGTTCTTTCTCACCACGATATACTCCAATGATTCGCCCGGTTTTACGAGCTGGAGAAAAGACAAAATCTCCATTGATTGTCCAAATTTCTCAAAAAGAATTAGAACGGTATGGCATTACCCCGTTTGAATTTGGAGAAGAATTTTACAAGGCCATTGAGGAAGAAAAAATTACAGTGCCAGTTGTTCTTCATCTTGATCATACAAAGGAATTCTCCGTTATAGAGGATACGATTGAAGCAGGGTTTACTTCTGTCATGATTGATGCTTCTGAGAAAGAGCTGGATGAAAATATTGCCATCAGTAAAGAAGTGGTTAAATTTGCTCATGCAAAAGGTGTTTCTGTCGAAGCGGAACTTGGAAAAATCGGAACAACTGATTTTGTGGAAACTGACAAAGATGAAGAGCTCTATACAGACCCTGAGGAAGCACTGAAGTTTGTGAATGAGACTGGCTGTGATGCGCTGGCTGTTTCGGTCGGAACGGCACATGGTGTCTATCTAGTCAAACAGCCAAAGGTCGACGTTGACCGCTTAAGGGCAATCAGAAAATTAACCCCGGTTCATTTAGTTCTTCACGGAGGATCCGGTGTACCATCTGAAATGATTAAAGAGGCGACAAAGCTTCCGAATGGCGGTATAAGTAAAGTTAATATCGCAACCGATTTAGAACTTGCACTTCTAAACGCCCTTGGAAGAAAAGAAAGAATGACCAACGAGGAGTGCAAAGCACTTTCAAAGGAGCAGTTAGAAATTGCTCGAAATGCAGTTGAGGCAACAGTAATTGAAAAAATCCAGTACTTTCTTGGAAGCGCGGAACAGGCAGAAAGCTTTCAAGCATAAATAGGTAGGTCACTTATAAAAGCAAAGAACTGCTCTAGATATGCCGAGAAGTTTATCTTTTAAAGGAGGTTTTTCGGATGACCCAATCCCCTTTCCCTATTAGAGGGGTTATTGAAGGATTTTATGGATTATTTTACACGGCTCCCGAGCGAAATGATTTAATCTCCTTTATTGCGGATCATGGATTTAATCTATACATATATGGACCGAAAAATGACCGCCAGCATCGCGCCCGCTGGAGGGAGCCTTATCCTGATTTCATTATGGAACAGTTTGCTGAAACAGTAGCTCATTCAAGGAACATTGGAGTAGATTTCTCCTACAGTATTGGTTCTGGTGTTTCAATTAATTATGCATCGGAAGAGGATTTTCAATTAATTACTGAAAAATTTAAAGCATTTTATGAGATTGGTGTCAGAAATTTTATGATCATGCTAGATGACATAGCTGCTGAATTTCATCATGAGGAAGAGCGGCAAATGTTCGCCAGTTATGCCGAAGCACATGTTCATGTTGCGAATCGACTGATTCTTTGGTTAAAATCACTTGATAAAACGTGCAGGCTCTCTCTCTGTCCAACTGATTATCATGGTATAGCGCCATTCAGCGACTATATTCATGAACTGGGTAAAGGATTAAACAAAGAAATTGACATCTTTTATACAGGGCCTGAGATTTGTTCGAAAACAATTTCGGAACAAGATGCAGCTGACTTTGCATCGGCGGTCCAAAGAAAGCCGATTATTTGGGATAACTACCCTGTTAATGATTTAGCTATGACTAGTGAAATGCATATCGGTCCTATCAGCGGCCGCGAAGCGTCTCTTACAAAAGTGTGTAAAGGGTTTATTGTCAATACGATGAGCCAGGCAGAAGCATCTAAAATTGCTTTGCTAACATTCTCGGATTTTTTCAACCACCCGAAGGAATATGACCCGTGGACCTCATGGGATCATGCCCTGAAAACAATTGGTGGTGAGGAAAACTACGAGGCTTTACGTCTCTTTGCTGAAAATTGCCTGTATTCATGCCTCGATTATCCGGCGGCAGCATCATTGGAGCAGTTAACTTCAAAAGCCCTTTGTGCCCTTCAATCAGGTGAAAAAGCATCTGTTAGCCAAGATATTCAAAATCTGTATGATTACCTGATCGAACTAGACGAAGCGGGGTACCAACTTAAATTCAGAATGACCAATTATGCTTTGCGCAATAATCTGGTCCAATGGATAGAACTCATGGAAAGCTGGGCATGGGCAGGAAGAAGGGCGATCGACGTTTTAAGGACAATGGAAAACAATGAGGACATTCGGTCCCCTCTCAACTGGCTGCAGGAGTCGGCCAATGAAGTACGGAACCATCCAAAGCGGTATGCTGGGAACGTCCTATTCCCATTGATTGAGCACGTTGAGTCGAAAGTCTTTGAGGAAAAGGGGTCATGCATACTATGATGAAGAAAATTTCAACAAATCTTTACTTATATGAAGATACATGTAATGTATACGTGATTAAGACCGAAGAAAAGGCGGTCTTAATTGACTTTGGAGATGGAAATGTTCTTAAGCATCTTGATACAATCGGGGTTGAGAGTGTAACAGATGTTTTCATGACCCATCACCATCGGGACCAGTGCCAGGGGCTTGCTGTTGCTGTTAACGAAGGGATCCGAATCTGGGTACCACATAATGAACAAGATTTATTTCATCATATTGATGAACACTGGCTGGCTAGGGAAATTAATAACAACTACAATATGAGACAGGACCGTTTTTCACTCCTTCAATCTGTACCAGTGTATAAAACATTAAAAGATTATTCTACACATGTTATAAACGGGATCAAGTTTTCGATTATTCCCAGCCCTGGCCATTCAATCGGTTCCATTACCATAATAGCGGACATTGACGATAAGAAGACAGCGTTTACAGGTGATCTGATTTATGCCCCTGGAAAGGTTTGGTCTTTAGCGGCTACACAATGGTCGTACAACGGTGGTGAGGGTATTGCTTTAAGTGTGCTTTCGCTATTGGATTTAAAAGACCGGGAACCTGATTTGCTTCTGCCCTCTCATGGCCAAATAATGGAGGAGCCATCTTCAGCTATGGAACTCCTTATTAAGCGTTATGCAGTATTGATGGAACAAAGAAAGCAAAATCCAAGATTATTTAAATTGCGGGAAAATCCATATCAATCCATTACACCTCATTTATTGCAAAACTGCACAAGCATGTCCAATGCCTAT from Neobacillus sp. CF12 encodes:
- a CDS encoding class II fructose-bisphosphate aldolase, which translates into the protein MAKNSNLVNVLPLKEVLIEAEKKGYAIGSFSPRYTPMIRPVLRAGEKTKSPLIVQISQKELERYGITPFEFGEEFYKAIEEEKITVPVVLHLDHTKEFSVIEDTIEAGFTSVMIDASEKELDENIAISKEVVKFAHAKGVSVEAELGKIGTTDFVETDKDEELYTDPEEALKFVNETGCDALAVSVGTAHGVYLVKQPKVDVDRLRAIRKLTPVHLVLHGGSGVPSEMIKEATKLPNGGISKVNIATDLELALLNALGRKERMTNEECKALSKEQLEIARNAVEATVIEKIQYFLGSAEQAESFQA
- a CDS encoding protein O-GlcNAcase yields the protein MTQSPFPIRGVIEGFYGLFYTAPERNDLISFIADHGFNLYIYGPKNDRQHRARWREPYPDFIMEQFAETVAHSRNIGVDFSYSIGSGVSINYASEEDFQLITEKFKAFYEIGVRNFMIMLDDIAAEFHHEEERQMFASYAEAHVHVANRLILWLKSLDKTCRLSLCPTDYHGIAPFSDYIHELGKGLNKEIDIFYTGPEICSKTISEQDAADFASAVQRKPIIWDNYPVNDLAMTSEMHIGPISGREASLTKVCKGFIVNTMSQAEASKIALLTFSDFFNHPKEYDPWTSWDHALKTIGGEENYEALRLFAENCLYSCLDYPAAASLEQLTSKALCALQSGEKASVSQDIQNLYDYLIELDEAGYQLKFRMTNYALRNNLVQWIELMESWAWAGRRAIDVLRTMENNEDIRSPLNWLQESANEVRNHPKRYAGNVLFPLIEHVESKVFEEKGSCIL